The Dioscorea cayenensis subsp. rotundata cultivar TDr96_F1 chromosome 7, TDr96_F1_v2_PseudoChromosome.rev07_lg8_w22 25.fasta, whole genome shotgun sequence genome includes a region encoding these proteins:
- the LOC120264590 gene encoding uncharacterized protein LOC120264590 translates to MIPTSTEPPKENLQINQDTKFFNKLLSKETSMANPSFRVYYGVATGAVPFLWESQPGTPKNSIHTPSLPPLTPPPSYHSKLQTKKSNHSKKHSSKYNTLISSILPRLSLRKSHASSSPSPSLSSSSLSFSSSSLSPSRSHRSRSSSLDNDDDSVDGSPAVTGRLRGCYSMVLMKNALLSIVGYGSSQSISTA, encoded by the coding sequence atgatccccACAAGCACAGAGCCACCAAAAGAGAACCTACAAATCAATCAAGACACCAAATTCTTCAACAAGCTCCTTTCCAAAGAGACCTCCATGGCCAACCCTTCCTTTAGAGTGTACTATGGTGTTGCCACTGGTGCAGTGCCCTTCTTGTGGGAGTCTCAACCAGGCACCCCAAAAAACTCCATCCACACTCCTTCACTCCCTCCTCTCACTCCTCCTCCCTCTTATCATTCCAAACTCCAAACCAAGAAGTCAAACCACTCCAAGAAACACTCCTCCAAATACAACACTCTCATTAGTTCCATTCTCCCAAGACTCTCTTTGAGAAAGTCCCatgcatcatcttcaccatcacCTTCACTGTCATCCTCCTCTTtgtccttctcttcttcttctttatctccTTCTCGGTCTCACCGTAGTCGGAGTTCTTCTCTAGACAATGACGATGACTCTGTCGATGGCTCACCGGCGGTGACCGGCAGGCTCCGGGGATGTTACTCTATGGTCCTAATGAAGAATGCCTTGCTGTCTATTGTGGGATATGGATCAAGCCAAAGCATTAGTACTGCTTAG
- the LOC120264334 gene encoding peroxidase 4-like — translation MSKYSSSSLTFAIVSFAYLLLLGSSSAQLSTNFYSSSCPNLCSTVKPVLQSAINKDKRMGASILRLFFHDCFTNGCDGSLLLDDTSSFTGEKTANANLNSARGFDVIDNIKTAVEKACPGVVSCADILAIAARDSVVLLGGPNWSVKLGRRDARTASKSVANNNIPQPTQSLSALISKFSAQGLSAKEMVALVGGHTIGQARCTSFRGHIYNDTDIDSSFAKLRQANCPRASGSGDNNLAPLDLQTPTAFDNYYYKNLVNKKGLLHSDQQMFDGGSTDSQVRSYSNNQQAFFSDFVAAMIKMGDIKPLTGSTGEIRKNCRKIN, via the exons ATGTCTAAGTACTCCTCTTCCTCCTTGACCTTTGCCATTGTCTCCTTTGCTTACCTCCTTTTACTTGGCAGCTCTTCCGCTCAGCTCTCCACCAACTTCTACTCATCCTCATGCCCTAATCTCTGCTCCACAGTGAAACCAGTCCTTCAATCAGCCATTAACAAGGATAAGAGGATGGGAGCTTCCATTCTCCGCCTCTTCTTCCATGACTGCTTCACTAAT GGTTGTGATGGTTCATTGCTCTTAGATGATACTTCAAGCTTCACAGGAGAAAAGACGGCAAATGCTAACTTAAACTCCGCAAGAGGATTCGATGTCATCGACAATATAAAGACTGCAGTAGAGAAAGCATGTCCTGGCGTTGTGTCCTGCGCCGACATCCTAGCAATCGCAGCGAGAGACTCAGTTGTTCTT CTTGGAGGGCCGAACTGGAGCGTGAAGTTGGGCCGTAGAGATGCACGAACAGCTAGTAAATCAGTTGCTAATAATAACATACCTCAACCAACTCAAAGTCTCAGTGCTCTCATCTCCAAGTTCTCTGCTCAAGGCCTCTCCGCTAAGGAAATGGTTGCACTTGTTG GTGGACATACAATTGGACAAGCAAGGTGTACATCATTCAGAGGACACATTTACAATGACACAGACATTGATAGCTCATTTGCAAAGCTTAGGCAAGCGAACTGCCCAAGAGCTAGTGGTTCAGGGGACAACAACTTGGCTCCATTGGACCTTCAAACTCCTACTGCTTTTGATAACTACTACTATAAAAACCTTGTCAACAAAAAGGGTCTTCTTCATTCAGATCAGCAGATGTTTGATGGTGGATCTACTGATTCTCAAGTGAGGAGTTATAGCAACAACCAACAAGCCTTCTTCTCTGACTTCGTTGCTGCCATGATCAAGATGGGAGACATCAAACCTCTCACTGGTTCCACTGGAGAGATTAGAAAGAACTGCAGAAAAATTAACTAA